The Halorhodospira halophila SL1 genomic sequence GCCAGCAGGAATAGCAGCGACTCGAAGGCGACACCGATCGGGTTCTTGACGATCAGGCGGGAGAACACACTGGCCATAGCTGACTCTGCCCTTCTACTTGGTCATCGGAACACTCCCGGGCGAAACCGATCCGCCGCGGGCGGCTGGCTTACCGAAAGCGCGAGGATGGTAACGGCAATCGTGCGGCGCGGGCACCGCTATGCGTCCAGACACCGCGCAGGACGCGTCTCGCCCGGGCGCGTTGGGTGGCAGGGGATGGGATGACACCCAGCATACCCGTCAAGATCAGCAACTTAGGGGGCAAAGGAGGAAATGGCGTCCCCAACGGGATTCGAACCCGTGTCGCCACCTTGAAAGGGTGGTGTCCTAGGCCAGCTAGACGATGGGGACGCTGTGCCGTAAAGCGAGCGCAATGGTAAGGGTGCCTGACGGGACTGTCAACACTTTCGCCCATGACGATCACGGCGGCTCTGTTAGACTGGCCGCACACTGGCCGAAGAGCGTTCTCCAGGTCCTGCATGGCTCCGCAAACCGGCACCCCGCTCACTCTGCCCGAGGCGGCCCTGTACCGGCTCGGGCTCACCGCGCAGCCGTTCGTCGGCACCCCCGAGCCCCCCTTCGAGGACAGTGCTCGCGTCACTCAGCTGAACGTCACGCTGAGCCTGCTGCAGAGTGGCGAACGCATCGTGCTGATCAACGGCGATGCGGGCCTGGGTAAGAGCACATTCCTCTGCCGCCTGGCGGCGCTGCAGCCCCCCGGCCTGAGCATGCAGCGGGTCGATGGCCACAACGCCGGTCTCGACACTCTGTGGGGGGCTCTGGTGGCCGCCGCTGAAAGCGAAGAAGGCGCGCAGGCATCCAGAACCCGCGAACAAGCCCTGAACTACGTCCGCAGCGCACGCCGCGGCGGCATCCGCCCCGCCCTGCTCCTGGACGATGTCGACGCCCTGCCACCCGGGCACATCGAAGAACTGCTCGAGCTCTGGGCCGAGCTCAGCCAGGACGACGAAGCCTTCAGCCTGGCCATGGCCCTCGACCCGGGGGAGCTACAGAAGCTCCCGGCGACGCTCTCAGACGAGCGCTTCCACACCACGACCCTGTATCCACTCGACCAAGAGCAGACGGCCGCCTATCTCGACCACCGCGTCCGGAGCGCCGGCGCCGAGCAGGCCCTCTTTGACCGCGAAACGGTTCGGGAGATCTTTCACCGCTCGGGCGGACACCCGGAGCGCATCAACGAAGAGGCGCATCGACGCCTGACCGCTCGCCTGGCCAACCCCGGCGAGGTGCCGCCGGCACCCCGACCCGTACTGCCGGCACACCCCGGCCGGCGAGGGCTCCGGTGGGCTCTCGCGGGGGTCAGCAGTGTCGCCGCGGCAGTGGCTGGCACGTACTGGTTGATTGCCCACCAGCTGCCGAGCGGACCGTCGACGGATGAACTCGCCATCGAAGATTTCGAGGAACCCGAGGAGGAGACGGTAGCGGCGGAGAGCGACGAGATCGAACCGGCCAGCGACACCCCGTTCGGGCTGGAGTTGCCGGGGCGCTACAGCTTCCGCGATGACCACGAGGAGGCGGACACCCCCTCCACGCCGGACCAGCCCACCGAGACCCTGCAACTCCTCGAGATACCTTCCGGCCCCGCCCAAGAGCCCTCACCCACCGAGGACGCCCCGACGATCGACCATGAGGCGGACGAGGAAGCCGCGCCGACCGCGGAGCAGGATGAGGATGATTGGGCTGCCGGCGCGGCCTGGGTCCTGAATGAGGAGGCGGATCGCTACACCATCCAGGTACTGGCGGCCTCCCAGCCCACCACCCTGGAGGGCTATGCGGAGCAACACGACCTGGGCGATCCGACCCACGTGGTCTCCACCGAGCGGGGAGACGGCGACCCCTGGTTCCTGCTGCTGCACGGTTCCCACGAGGACCGCGAGGCCGCTCACGCGGCCCTGGCGGCGTTGCCCGAGGAGATCGCCGAGCGCGGGGCGTGGGTCCGCTCTTTTGAGTCGGTGGAAGAGGGCCTGGTAACCGACGACTAACCCGCAGTCAGCACGGTGACGGCTGTAACGACCCGACATTTTTTTGACGCACCCTGGGTGTCAATTCCCTGACATGTCAACCGAACGTCCTACCGTGTGGATCCGATTCCCGGAGGCCAGTGGCCGGCCCGACTTGCCGCTGCGCCTGGGCGACACCCTGGAAGGCCGGGCCCGCCTGACCAACGCCGGGCTGGTCCTGATCCTCGGCGAGCACCGCCTGCCGGCCCGCGCGGATGTTCCGGTGGCCGACGGTGACCGCCTGCGCCTGCGGGTGGCCGGCGTCGGTCACCCGCTCGTGCTGCAGGTGACCCACCACCTTGGGCCGCGCCCGGCACTGCAGTCGACCCTGCGCCAGGCCCCGCCCCGGCAGACCACCGCGGAGTCGCTGGTATCCAGCCTGCGCACAGCTGCGCGGGGCACCCCCTCGCCCATCACTTTGCACGCAGCGTGCCAGAACTTCTGGGCCACCCTGCCCTCGGCCCAGGCGCTGAGTTCGGCCAGCGGCGTTCGAACCACCCTGAACCGCGCTGGCCTCTGCCTGGAGGCCCGCCTGGCGCTTGGGGCAGAGACACGGGATGACCTCAAGGGGCGACTGAGCGCCTGGATTGCTTCGCTGCGCCGACACCACCCCCTGGACCCGCGGCACCAAGCAGCCACCGATGGCGCTCCGGCCGAGCGGGCCCTGCTGCAACAGCTGGAGGCCTTCTTCTGGCGCATCCAGGCGATTCAGGCACACCGGGCCCTCCACACCCGAGGCACAGCAGATTGGACCTTCGATCTCCCCGTTCGCGACGGCGACGCCCTCCACGCCCTGCGGTTGCGGGTCCGGCCAGCCACCGGAGCGCCGGGGCAGGCCGCGTGGACCATCGAAGCCCGCCTGACGCTGGAGCGGCTCGGCCCCGTCGCGGCATCGCTACACTTGGCCGATGGGCGGGCCGACCTGACCTGGTGGGCCCAGGACCGCTCCAGCGCCGAACGACTAGCGGGCGCCCTGCCCTGGCTGGAGGAACGGCTCCGCGGCGCCGGCCTGGAGCCCGGCGCGATCACGTGCTACCACGGGTGGCCCGCCTACGACGGGACGGCCCCCACGACCACCGCGACCCCGGGGATCATTGATGAGCAGATCTGACCTGGAGCCTGACCAGTTCGGCCGCGCCGTTCTGGAGCAGGCATCCGCACAGGGCTTCGCCTTACCCGACGACCCGGACCTGGCCGCAGCGCTGGCCAACCTGGAGAGCGCGCCGGAGTTGTCCCCAGAGGTTGCCGAGGCCATCGCGGCCCTGCTTGAGTTCGCCTGGGCTACCGAGCGGGACGCCGGGGGTCACCCCGCCGTCGGCCAGCCCGATCACCCCGAGGGGTCGCCCTCCCCGCGCCCCGGGCCGTGAAGTAGGACCACGAGATCCGCCTCCACCTGGCTGATCTCGCAGGTATCAGCAATCTCCTGCGCCGCCGCGCCCTTGCGCGCCATGCGGATCGCCTGGTTGAAGCGGCTGCCGTCCGTGCCCCCGGCCGCGGCAACCTGGTCCAGACGACGCCGCAGTCGGGCCAGATTCTGCTCCAGGCGCGCCAGGTGCTCACCCTGGCCGACGGCCCCGGCGGACAACCCCCGGAAGTGCTCGAGGATCTGACGGGTGGTCGCCTCAATACTCTCCATGCGCTGCTCGGCCTGGTGCACCCGCTCCAGGGCCTGCCGCACACGGTGGAGAGCGTAGCCCGCCAACACCAAGGCAACGGCCAGGGCCACCACGAGCACCGCGGCGATCAACCAGGCCATGCGACTCTCCTTATCAGCGGGTGCGGCGCCACTTGGTTCCCTCCGGCGTATCCTCCAGCTCGATCCCCCGCGCCTGGAGCTCATCGCGGATGCGATCGGCCTCGGCGAAATCCTTCGCCTTGCGCGCGGCGGTTCGCTGCGCCACCAGCGACTCGATCTCCTCGGCCTCGGCATCGGCAACATCGCCGCGCAGGTAGGCCTCCGGGTCCTGCTGAAGCAGTCCCAGGACCGCGCCGAGCTCACGCAGCTCAGCCGCTGCGGACGCCGCTCCCGAGGCATCCCCCGCCTCACGCAGGCGGTTGATCTCCCGGGCGCCATCGAACAGCACTGCCAGCGCCTCGCGGGTGTTGAAGTCGTCGTCCATGGCCTCGCGGAAGCGCTCGCGCGCCTGACTGCGAGCCGGGGCCGCCGCCGGCAGACCGCGCAGGGCATTGTAGAGCCGCTCCAGACCCCCCCGGGCCTCGTCCAGCGCGTCGCCGGTGTAGTTGAGTGGGCTGCGGTAGTGGCTGGAGAGGAGGAACAGGCGCACGACCTCGGCCGGATGTTCGGCCAGAACATCGCGCACCGTAAAGAAGTTGCCCAGGGACTTGGCCATCTTCTCATCGTCGATGCGCACGTGACCGTTGTGCATCCAGTAGTTGACGAAGCGATGACCGCTGGCGCACTCACTCTGGGCGATCTCGTTCTCATGGTGAGGGAACTGCAGATCGACCCCGCCGCCGTGGATATCGAAATGGCTGCCGAGCAGATCGCGGGACATGGCCGAGCACTCGATGTGCCACCCGGGCCGGCCGTCGCCCCAGGGCGAGGGCCAGGCCGGCTCGCCGCTCTTGGCAGCCTTCCAGAGGACAAAATCCACCGGATCGTGCTTAGCCTCGTCCGGCTCGATGCGCGAACCGGAACGCAGCTCCTCGACCCGGCGCCCCGAGAGCTTGCCGTACTCCGGGAAACTGGCCACTGAGAAGTAGACGTCGCCGTTGTCTCCGACGTAGGCGTGGCCACCGGCGATCAACTCCTCGATCAGGGCGATCATGGACTCGAGGCGCTCGGTGGCCCGCGGCTCATGGTCCGGCGGCTCGACGCCCAGCGCCGAGCAGTCCTCGTGCATGGCCCGGATGAAGCGATCGGTCAAGGCGGTCATCGGCTCGCCGTTTTCCGCAGCACGGCGGATGATCTTGTCGTCGATGTCGGTGATGTTGCGCACATAGGTCACCTCGTAACCCAGCCAGCGCAGATAGCGCACCACCGCATCGAAGACCACCAGGGCCCG encodes the following:
- the cysS gene encoding cysteine--tRNA ligase; amino-acid sequence: MLKIHNSLTGAKEPFQPIEPGQVRIYVCGMTVYDFCHLGHARALVVFDAVVRYLRWLGYEVTYVRNITDIDDKIIRRAAENGEPMTALTDRFIRAMHEDCSALGVEPPDHEPRATERLESMIALIEELIAGGHAYVGDNGDVYFSVASFPEYGKLSGRRVEELRSGSRIEPDEAKHDPVDFVLWKAAKSGEPAWPSPWGDGRPGWHIECSAMSRDLLGSHFDIHGGGVDLQFPHHENEIAQSECASGHRFVNYWMHNGHVRIDDEKMAKSLGNFFTVRDVLAEHPAEVVRLFLLSSHYRSPLNYTGDALDEARGGLERLYNALRGLPAAAPARSQARERFREAMDDDFNTREALAVLFDGAREINRLREAGDASGAASAAAELRELGAVLGLLQQDPEAYLRGDVADAEAEEIESLVAQRTAARKAKDFAEADRIRDELQARGIELEDTPEGTKWRRTR
- a CDS encoding DUF2802 domain-containing protein — encoded protein: MAWLIAAVLVVALAVALVLAGYALHRVRQALERVHQAEQRMESIEATTRQILEHFRGLSAGAVGQGEHLARLEQNLARLRRRLDQVAAAGGTDGSRFNQAIRMARKGAAAQEIADTCEISQVEADLVVLLHGPGRGEGDPSG
- a CDS encoding flagellar hook-length control protein FliK, which translates into the protein MWIRFPEASGRPDLPLRLGDTLEGRARLTNAGLVLILGEHRLPARADVPVADGDRLRLRVAGVGHPLVLQVTHHLGPRPALQSTLRQAPPRQTTAESLVSSLRTAARGTPSPITLHAACQNFWATLPSAQALSSASGVRTTLNRAGLCLEARLALGAETRDDLKGRLSAWIASLRRHHPLDPRHQAATDGAPAERALLQQLEAFFWRIQAIQAHRALHTRGTADWTFDLPVRDGDALHALRLRVRPATGAPGQAAWTIEARLTLERLGPVAASLHLADGRADLTWWAQDRSSAERLAGALPWLEERLRGAGLEPGAITCYHGWPAYDGTAPTTTATPGIIDEQI
- a CDS encoding SPOR domain-containing protein, with the translated sequence MAPQTGTPLTLPEAALYRLGLTAQPFVGTPEPPFEDSARVTQLNVTLSLLQSGERIVLINGDAGLGKSTFLCRLAALQPPGLSMQRVDGHNAGLDTLWGALVAAAESEEGAQASRTREQALNYVRSARRGGIRPALLLDDVDALPPGHIEELLELWAELSQDDEAFSLAMALDPGELQKLPATLSDERFHTTTLYPLDQEQTAAYLDHRVRSAGAEQALFDRETVREIFHRSGGHPERINEEAHRRLTARLANPGEVPPAPRPVLPAHPGRRGLRWALAGVSSVAAAVAGTYWLIAHQLPSGPSTDELAIEDFEEPEEETVAAESDEIEPASDTPFGLELPGRYSFRDDHEEADTPSTPDQPTETLQLLEIPSGPAQEPSPTEDAPTIDHEADEEAAPTAEQDEDDWAAGAAWVLNEEADRYTIQVLAASQPTTLEGYAEQHDLGDPTHVVSTERGDGDPWFLLLHGSHEDREAAHAALAALPEEIAERGAWVRSFESVEEGLVTDD